In the Nerophis lumbriciformis linkage group LG18, RoL_Nlum_v2.1, whole genome shotgun sequence genome, atacttgaatttcagtgttcatttatttacacatatacacacacataacactcatctactcattgttgagttaagggttgaattgtccatccttgttctattctctgtcattatttttctaaccatgctgaacaccctctctgatgatgaattctgcttcgtctccttgttgtgtgcgcagttgtgcactgcactctctaaaagccctagatgttaatgtcacatatgcatgtacattagatggcagtattgccctgtttaagagtgtcacaacattgctgtttacggcagacgaactgctttacggtagacgaaaacgtgactgctgttgttgtgtgttgttgccgtgccgggaggacgttaatgaaactgcctaacaataaacccacataagaaaccaagaactcgccctcgatcattctacagttataacgtgattgggcaggcacgctgtttatattgtgggaaagcggacgtgaaaacatgctgtcgacacgtcactcaggtacgcctgaatttcgggagattttcgggagaaaatatgtcccgggaggttttcgggagaagcgctgaatttcgggagtctaccggaaaatccgggagggttggcaagtatgtgtttcacagtgaagcaaggtggctctcccagggcaaagtgctgtcacttgccctgtcttcccaaatgcatagctcctccttttttttttgcaaagattgcaaagtggcacttttattttatttattttgaacttgatgcaagttatttgatttattattgaacttgatgcaagttataacacttttatttgatttattattgaacttgatgcaagttataacacttttttttatttattattgaacttgatgcaagttataaccctttttttgatttattattgaacttgatgcaagttataacacttttgttttatttattattgaacttgatgcaagttattttatttattattgaacttgatgcaagttataccaggcagcacggtggaagagtgtgcatctgcctcacaatacgaaggtcctgagtagtcttgggttcaatcccgggctcgggatctttctgcgtggagtttgtatgttctccccgtgactgcgtgggttccctccgggtactccggcttcctcccacctccaaagacatgcacctggggataggttgattggcaacactaaattggccctagtgtgtggatgtgagtgtgaatgttgtctgtctatctgtgttggccctgcgatgaggtggcgacttgtccagggtgtaccccgccttccgcccgattgtagctgagataggctccagcgccccccgcgaccacaaagggaataagcggtagaaaatggatggatgggcaagttataccacagctgcacagttattttatttattattgaacttgatgttattttatgttattgagtttgaatgtatacaacttgatgttacttgatgttcaataaatttgaaaatgttaagcttggcgttagcgttctgttggggcgatgggggcaggtggggcttgaaaactcgcccttgtccaaagtgggggatgacaaaaaaagtttgagaaccactgtgttagatccactatgaactggactctcactattatgttagacccactatggactggactcttacactattatgttagatccactatggactggactgtcactattatgttggatccactatggactggactctcactattatgttaggtccactatggactggacttttactattatgttagatccactatggactggactttcactattatgttagatccgctatggactggactctcacactattatgttagatccactatggactggactctcactattatgtgagatccactatggactagactttcactattatgttagatccactatggactggactctcacactattatgttagatccactatggactggactctcacactattatgttagatccactatggactggaccatcactattatgttagatctactatggactggactctcacactattatgttagatccactatggactggactctcactattatgttagatccactatggactggaccatcactattatgttagatctactatggactggactctcacactattatgttagatccactatggactggactctcacactattatgttagatccactatgaactggactctcactattatgttagatccataatgaactggactctcactattatgttagatccactatgaactggactctcactattatgttagatccactatggactggactctcactattatgttagacccactatggactggactctcacactattatgttagatccactatggactggactctcactattatgttagatccactatggactggactctcactattatgttagacccactatggactggactcttacactattatgttagatccactatggactggactctcactattatgttagatccactatggactggactcccactattatgttagatccactatggactggactctgacactattatgttagatccactatggactggactttcactattatgttagatccactatggactggactctcacactattatgttagatccactatggactggactttcactattatgttagatccactatgaactgaaccctcactattatgttagatccactatggactggactatcacactattatgttagatccactatggactggactatcacactattatgttagatccactatggactggactctcacaatattatgtcagacccactcgacatccattgcatccggtctccccgagAGGGGGGGGGTttgcccacatctgtggtcctctccaaggtttctcatagtcattcacatggacatcccactgggttgtgagtttttccttgcccttatgtgggctctgtaccgaggatgtcgttgtggcttgtgcagccctttgagacacttgtgatttagggctatataaataaacattgattgactttCTCTCTGCGAACCCTTCTTCCAACACTAATTGACTTCCCGTTCAAAAAGAATTCCACCACGTTTCATACCTGTTGTCCTCTCTTGCAGCTACGTTGACGTACGACACGCTTCGCTTTGGTGAGTTTGAGGATTTCCCCGAGACCTCAGACCCCGTGTGGATCTTAGGAAAACAGTACAGCGCCCTCACAGGTAGGGTTTCTCATTTACTTTTTGACTTttccacatttaaaacattttgattcaCGTAGAGAAAGATGAGATCCTATCGGACGTCACCTCGCGGCTTTGGTTCACATACAGAAAAAACTTCCCTCCGATCGGTGAGTGAAAACCAAACCGCAGCGTTGTTCCAAAGTTCAGTTTTATAAAGTCAGCTTTGACCGCAGGTGGGACAGGACCCACGTCGGACACCGGGTGGGGCTGCATGTTGCGGTGCGGACAGATGATCCTCGGCGAGGCGCTGATGTGTCGACATTTGGGAAGAGGTAATTCATCTCCTCCAGCAAGTAGACGGAGCCGCTTTTAATTCCCCGCCCTCTCAGACTGGCGGTGGTCGGCGGGTGAGAAGCAGAGGGAAGAATACCTCAGCATCCTCAACGCCTTCATCGACAAGAAGGACAGCTACTATTCCATCCATCAGATTGGTGAGTGGTCACACGTGGTCGCCGCCAGAGAGATGCTTTTCTTACTGGGATGTGTGAATTCTGCAGCCCAGATGGGAGTGGGAGAGGGGAAGCCTATTGGACAGTGGTATGGACCAAACACAGTCGCCCAGGTTCTAAAGTAAGTACTGACTGGACTTGCTCATTAGTCTGGTCCAAGGTCAAACTCTGGCCTCCATGGAAGCACCGTCCTTTCcgcactatagagcgcaccgttgtacaaaccccgtttccatatgagttgggaaatagtgttagatgtaaatataaacggaatacaatgatttgcaaataatgttcaacccatattcagttgaatatgctacaaagacaacatatttgatgttcaaactgataaacattttttgttgttgcaaataatcattaactttagaattcgatgccagcaacacgtgacaaagaagttgggaaaggtggcaataaatactgataaagttgaggaatgctcatcaaacacttatttggaacatcccacaggtgaacaggcaaattgggaacaggtgggtgccatgattgggtataaaagtagattccatgaaacaaacaaggacggggcgagggtcaccactttgtcaacaaatgcctgagcaaattgtttaagaacaacatttctcaaccagctattgcaaggaatttagggatttcaccatctacgctccgtaatatcatcaaagggttcagagaatctggagaaatcactgcacgtaagcagctaagcctgtgaccttcgatccctcaggctgtacttcatcaacaagcgacgtcagtgtgtaaaggatatcaccacatgggctcaggaacacttcagaaacccactgtcagtaactacagttggtcgctacgtctgtaagtgcaagttaaaactctcctatgcaaggcgaaaaccgtttatcaacaacacccagaaaggccgtcgacttcgctgggcctgagctcatctaagatggactgatgcaaagtggaaaagtgttctgtggtctgacgagtccacatttcaaattgttttttggaaactgtggacgtcgtgtcctccggaccaaagaggaaaagaaccatccggattgttataggcacaaagtgtaaaaggcagcatgtgtgatggtatgggggtgtaatagtgcccaagacatgggtaacttacacatctgtgaaggcaccattaatgctgaaaggtacatacaggttttggagcaacatatgttgccatccaagcaacgttaccatggacgcccctgcttatttcagcaagacaatgccaagccacgtgttacatcaacgtggcttcatagtaaaagagtgcgggtactagactggcctgcctgtagtccagacctgtctcccattgaaaatgtgtggcgcattatgaagcctaaaatagcacaacggagacccccggaatgttgaacaacttaagctgtacatcaagcaagaatgggaaggaattccacctgagaagcttaaaaaatgtggtgaatatgcccttttccaaccactttggcacgtgttgcagccatgaaattctaagttaattattatttgcaaaaaaaaaaattaagtttatgagtttgaacatcaaatatgttgtctttgtagtgcattcagttgaatatgggttgaaaatgatttgcaaatcattgtattccgtttatatttacatctaacacaatttcccaactcgtatggaaacggggtttgtataaaccgCATCCACCAAGGAAATGTTTTCACCCCATATATTAACCGCACGGgactattagacttagacttcctttttattgtcattcaaatttgaacttaacagtacagataagaacaacattttgttgcattcgctcatggtagtgcaggataaaaaagcagtaaggtgcagatataattaAATAGATTTTGCATATTCATCCACGTTTattgatgtatgttatattgtctttatattccagccagttcatccatttttttattttttattagccgcagatataaagtttatgaaatgagttatttacacagaaagattttacaaatgtttatttacatactgtaaCACGATAGTAAAAtgggggccggactattaaaatcatggcattaaaactgaaaaataaagacaacttcagattgttttctttgtcttactttggccaaaaatagaacaaacaacattctgaaaatattacaatggaaatatagatgtccgataatggtttttttgccgatattccgatattgtccaactcttaattaccaattccaatatcaagcgataccgatatatacagttgtggaattaacacattattatgcctaatttttttgtaatgccccgctggatgcattaaacaatgtaacaaggttttccaaaataaatcaactcaagttatggaaaaaaaatgccaacatggcactgccatatttattattgaagtcacaaagtgcattatttttttttaacatgcctcaaaacagcagcttggaatttgagacatgctctccctgagagagcatgaggaggttggggggggggaggggtgtagagggtagcgggggttgtatattgtagcgtcccggaagagttagtgctgcaaggggttctgggtatttgttctgttgtgtttatgttgtgttacggtgcggatgttctcccgaaatgtgtttgtcattcttgtttggtgtggattcacagtgtggcgtatatttctaacagtgttaaagttgtttatacggccaccctcattgtAACGTGTATCgccgttgatcaagtatgcgttgcattcacatgtgtgtgcatacagaagccgcacatatcttgtgactgggccggcacgttgttagaatggatgaaaagcggacgtgacgacagctcgtagaggacgttaaaggcagtgcctttaaggcatgcccccaagactgtggaatacgagatataatgactgatgaacacctttgttggataatgaaggttgcctcagctcaaagcctgagcccaacattaatgaactagcatccaagaaaagatggcaggtatctggcttggccacatcagattagatcagtgtgttgcaaactgagcagtttaaagtcctgaatggttggtttattcattattttattttcaaatgtattagcctgtggaaaaagttaatgttgatatttacctcagaaggctgaaaatagaaaaagggtattacatttttatttaaattgtatttgatatgccattgatatttttaaattattattattattatttgaaactcgattttgcatgtcactataaagttatataagccttgcttgttcaatatttaatgcaaaacttgtttgggtccctattaaaaggttaatttgttcaaccttggcccgcggctttgttcagttttacattttggcccacactgtatttgagtttgacaccccttctaTAAGCGCTAACGCCAAGTAACTACCGGTACTTTTAGCAGTAACTCACTTATGCAGCTAttaacatattgagctgctgcattgcctcagAGTTGgtgaaatgtaattatagatcataaatcatgcctcccacCTGGATAGTACTAGGTTGTGGACAAAAACCGAGAAGttagtcaactttgacatccaaattATACCGggagatggtgagaaagacaGGAAAAGACGCTCATTTTGGATAAAAATTTTTTCCAcctgtgtgaggattatgattatttgttcatctaaacggaaagatgcaaacatcccatcagtcggtttcccagtgagagcagacattgtacagtaagtaatggttttattatgttcatagtgtgtatatcttgtttagcatttagcaaaactgctacttgctggatctgtttaTTACCAAGCTTATAAAACATGTATATCATCTTCCCTATTTTCAGGCCCAaatatataaggttctggatcatcatttgttccaAATTAGtcattgttgtctctcatgaagtctgccatgattagtagtagtgttgttgttgttgaaggaaatagtgaacattgtgatgcgcccgtgaaattaatgtgccgccaTATTAGGGCCGGGCGATACGGCCATTTATTgatatctggatatttttaggccatgtcacgatacaccatgcaTATGTGGATATttagccttagccttgaatgaacacttgatgcatacagtggggcaaaaaagtatttagtcagccaccaattgtgcaagttctcccacttaaaatgatgacagaggtctgtaattttcatcataggtacacttcaactgtgaaagacagaatgtgaaaaaaaatccaggaattcaaatcgtcggaattttaaagaatttatttgtaaatcatggtggaaaataagtatttggtcaataaaaattcaactcaatactttgtaatataacctttgttggcaataacagaggtcaaactattactataggtctttaccaggtttgcacacacagtagctggtattttggcccattcctccatgcagatcttctcgagagcagttatgttttggggctgtcaccgagcaacacagactttcaactccctccacagattaattaggaaaataagtatttggtcacttcaaacaaggaagatctctggctctcacagacctgtaacttcttctttaagaagttcttctgtcctccactcgttacctgtattaatggcacctgtttgaactggttatctgtataaaagacacctgtccacagcctcaaacagtcagactccaaactccactatggccaagaccaaagagctgtcgaaggacaccaggaaaataattgtagacctgcaccaaactgtgaagagtgaatctacaataggcaagcagcttggtgtgaaaaaatcaactgtgggagcaattatcagaaaatggaagacatacaagaccactgataatctccctcgatctggggctccatgcaagatctcatcccgtggggtcaaaatgatcataagaacggtgagcaaaaatcccagaaccacacggggggacctggtgaatgacctgcagagagctgggaccaaagtaacaaaggttactatTAGTAACACACtatgccgacagggaatcaaatcctgcagtgccagacgtgtccccctgcttaagccagtgcatgtccaggcccgtctgaagtttgccagagagcacatggatgatacagcagaggattgggagaatgtcatgtggtcagatgaaaccaaaatagaactttttggtataaactcaactcgtcgtgtttggaggaagaagaatactgagttgcatcccaagaacaccatacctactgtgaagcatgggggtggaaacatcatgctttggggctgtttttctgttaaggggacaggccgactgatccgtgttaaggaaagaatgaatggggccatgtatcgtgagattttgagccaaaacctccttccatcagtgagagctttgaagatgaaacgtggctgggtcttccagcatgacaatgatcccaaacacaccgcccgggcaatgaaggagtggctccgtaagaagcatttgaaagtcctggagtggcctagccagtctccagacctcaaccccatagataatctgtggagggagttgaaagtccgtgttgctcggcgacagccccaaaacataactgctctcgagaagatctgcatggaggaatgggccaaaataccagctactgtgtgtgcaaacctggtaaagacctatagtaattatttgacctctgttattgccaacaaaggttttattacaaagtattgagttgaatttttattgaccaaatacttattttccaccataatttacaaataaattctttaaaattcctacgatgtgaattcctggattttttttccacattctgtctctcacagttaaaGTGtgcctatgatgaaaattacagacctctgtcatcattttaagtgggagaacttgcacaattggtggctgactaaatacttttttgccccactgtataatcacagcagtatgatgattctatgtgtctacattaaaacattcttcttcatactgcattaatatatgctacttttaaactttcatgcagagagggaaatcacaactaaaagtgtatttattaaacagttattaagcagtggcacaaacattcatgtgatTTACAAAACACAACGTgcaagattattattattattacacttattcactgatagatagatagtactttattgattccttcaggagagttccttcaggaaaattacaaatgttaattaattaattaaattatgttAATTAAAGCTAATTTAGCGTTTAGCTGGATTGCTCATGCTTAGCATCTTCCTCCAGTGATAAGGATACTTAGTAATGGTACtttagatactaagaaatgcaattttttttgctgTCACAGAGGTTATTGTTATGACCTTAagagagcggctccacactgtgtatggcgatACACTATTAGCTGCTAGTCACacaggtgattattattattattaacttaggagagcggctccacactgtgtgtaGACTATTAGCTGCTCGCCTCTTGTCAGCCGGGGGgactataaataaatacaatatcgggcggtatagctcggttggtagagtggccgtgcctgcaacttgagggttccaggttcgatccccgcttccgccatcctagtcactgccgttgtgtccttgggtaagacacttgacccacctgctcccagtgtcacccacactgctttaaatggaacttagatattggctttcactatgtgtacagctccactaatggacattggagtgttactttcaaaggcaaaattaaagtattgctagaaacataattttatatgggactttattgtattatatgtatagtacatgttccaaaaagaaaagagcataaaacagcagcagaattagagatattacaagtcaaagtgatgaagcttagtgttactctcatgacttggtgtaactaaacattcccctataagatgaaggcaattgcattttattgatatttgaaatgtattcaatgtttataaatgaatatttaaatatactaaatgtaaaaaagggaataaatattcaaaataagatcattaaatgaaatctagtttggttacgctatcatgagcgcaacacaaggttgtcaaagtttcaactacaattctaaataagatgtcaaaagcaaactgaaatcaaatacacacagcttaaagattgatcaatacctatttaaatttagtaatacataaatatgatgattgatcaaaatataaaagaaatatacctgaacagaacgctcatgattgttacaccaaaaagtaatgctatgaatcgcgtttttccaagtttttggtgcatttttatgctatttccaagcatctcctttttattatcgtcaaactaatgcatattatatatgcatgccctaataaaccacaaaaaaaagtcatatttattttgattgttacattttgaagtacatttgtgcaggtgggtgcgaatgtagccatgaccagagctgtacacttatGTAAaatcgctttgagtcactagagaaaagcgctatataaatataattcacgtcACTTCAGCCAAAGGGGATCGTCATTAAAGGGCGTTAGTTGACAATCGTGTACAGTTATGGGTCATATTTTTACATGGcctcaagtgtaaaaagaagtgaagcccTGTTAATAAAAGTGTAAAATGTTTAACTTTGCCTACAAGTTAGGTTAGCTCATGGTGATGCTGGAGTTTTAAATGTGAGCCCTTTACCTTTTTCTTCGTCTTAACACACCTTGATGCGTCTAAATGGTGTTTCACAAACAAGGCAGTCGATAAGAAGAAATAGAAATGGATTTCCTGCTGCAATATTCATGCCCGAGCCGGCGTTAAAAGCCCTTTTGCTTCCAGGAAGCTGGCCGTGTTCGATACCTGGAGCAGACTGGTGGTGCACGTGGCCATGGACAACACGGTGGTCATCGAGGAGATCAGTGAGTCCGTTAGCAAAGAGCGCAAAGATGCAAAAAGTGACGACGGTTTTGTCGCCCGCGACAGAGCGCCTGTGCATGCCCTGGCTGGACGCCGTGGGAGCGTGCGGCGACTCGGGGGCCACCGGCGGGCTCAACGGCTGCATGGAGGGCGCCTGCGCTCTCGTGGAGGAGGAGTCGGCGCTTTGGAGGCCGCTCGTCCTGCTCATCCCACTCAGGCTGGGACTGAGCGACATCAACGAGGCCTACATTGAAACACTCAAGGTGATGACCAAGTAATGACACGTACAGGAAGTGGAGAAAATACGGATAAATATGAGTAAGGGttttattgtcaggttcaaacaccaaactatctacaaaccccgtttccatatgagttgggaaatagtgttagatgtaaatataaacggaatacaatgatttgctaatcattttcaacccatattcagttgaatatgctacaaagacaacatatttgatgttcaaaatgataaactttttttttttttttgcaaataatcattaactttagaatttgatgccagcaacgcgtgacaaagaagttgggaaaggtggcaataaatactgataaagttgaggaatgctcatcaaacacttatttggaacatcccacaggtgtgcaggctaattgggagcaggtgggtgccatgattgggtataaaagtagattccatgaaatgctcagtcattcacaaacaaggatggggcgagggtcaccactttgtcaacaaatgcgtgagcaaattgttgaacagtttaagaaaaacctttctcaagcagctattgcaaggaatttagggatttcaccatctacgctccgtaatatcatcaaagggttcagagaatctggagaaatcactgcacgtaagcagctaagcccgtgaccttccatccctcaggctgtactgcatcaacaagcgacatcagtgtgtaaaggatatcaccacatgggctcaggaacacttcagaaacccactgtcagtaactacagttgatcgctacatctgtaagtgcaagttaaaactctcctatacaaggcgaaaaccgtttatcaacaacacccagaaacgccatcggcttcgctgggcctgagctcatctaagatggactgatacaaagtggaaaagtgttctgtggtctgacgagtccacatttcaaattgtttttggaaact is a window encoding:
- the atg4b gene encoding cysteine protease ATG4B — encoded protein: MDAATLTYDTLRFGEFEDFPETSDPVWILGKQYSALTEKDEILSDVTSRLWFTYRKNFPPIGGTGPTSDTGWGCMLRCGQMILGEALMCRHLGRDWRWSAGEKQREEYLSILNAFIDKKDSYYSIHQIAQMGVGEGKPIGQWYGPNTVAQVLKKLAVFDTWSRLVVHVAMDNTVVIEEIKRLCMPWLDAVGACGDSGATGGLNGCMEGACALVEEESALWRPLVLLIPLRLGLSDINEAYIETLKQCFMLPQSLGVIGGKPNSAHFFIGYVGEELIYLDPHTTQPSVEPCDDGQVPDDTYHCQHPPCRMHICELDPSIAAGFFCRTEDDFDDWCMRIRRLSCNRGGLPMFELVDCQPSHMVNVETLNLTPDFSDSDRLERFFDSEDEEFEILSL